The proteins below come from a single Chitinophaga pinensis DSM 2588 genomic window:
- a CDS encoding DUF4271 domain-containing protein: MRRWLLFLFILPCLRLAAQTDSSAKPAPAVQSAPVKVQSDPRDTTVKPVKKKVPVIKKDSAGVSAPASVLKPATPAVPVSTTTAPAATAQNAVPAAPVVTADSTAKAAADSRQQQAAVPLRQETAYDLYLKKLAATNIFLKSDKPTRLDVNKVRVYEDLDWLVYVMAGVVLLLGIIRLSYLKYFSDLFRAFMNPTLSQRQLKDQLSQSPFPNFLLNGFFVISLALYLYLLMYRQQYIPANTAWMAIPGLVLLVAVVYSVKYVMLRFCGWLFGSSELADAYIFVLYLINKILGILLVPFLVILAFCKPEWSKPFMYMSVAFIVLLVAYRYIRSYSVVKQYLSFSRLHFFLYLCAFEVAPVLIITKVLLVALTGGL, translated from the coding sequence GTGCGACGCTGGTTATTGTTTCTGTTCATTCTACCCTGTTTACGTTTGGCGGCTCAGACGGATAGCTCCGCAAAGCCGGCTCCTGCTGTGCAAAGCGCGCCTGTGAAGGTACAAAGTGACCCCCGGGACACCACAGTCAAACCTGTGAAGAAGAAAGTACCGGTGATCAAAAAAGACAGTGCAGGTGTGAGTGCGCCTGCAAGTGTATTAAAGCCTGCTACACCGGCAGTTCCTGTAAGTACTACTACTGCACCTGCGGCTACTGCACAAAATGCAGTACCGGCGGCCCCTGTTGTCACTGCTGACAGTACTGCGAAAGCAGCTGCTGATAGTAGGCAGCAGCAGGCTGCTGTACCTTTACGGCAGGAAACGGCGTATGATCTGTACCTGAAAAAGCTGGCGGCTACCAATATTTTCCTGAAAAGCGACAAGCCTACCCGGCTGGATGTCAATAAAGTAAGGGTATATGAAGACCTGGACTGGCTGGTATATGTGATGGCGGGCGTTGTGTTGTTACTGGGTATCATCCGGCTGAGTTACCTGAAATACTTCTCCGATCTGTTCCGGGCGTTTATGAATCCGACGCTGAGTCAGCGACAGCTGAAGGACCAGTTGTCACAGTCTCCGTTCCCTAACTTTTTGCTGAACGGCTTTTTTGTGATCAGTCTGGCTTTGTACCTGTATCTGTTGATGTACCGGCAGCAGTATATACCTGCGAATACTGCCTGGATGGCGATTCCGGGACTGGTATTGCTGGTGGCGGTTGTATATAGCGTGAAATATGTAATGTTACGCTTCTGCGGATGGCTGTTTGGTAGTTCAGAACTGGCCGATGCTTACATCTTCGTATTATATCTCATCAACAAAATACTGGGCATTTTACTGGTGCCATTCCTGGTGATACTGGCATTCTGTAAGCCGGAATGGTCAAAACCATTCATGTATATGTCCGTAGCATTTATTGTGTTACTCGTTGCGTATCGCTATATCCGGTCATATTCAGTGGTAAAACAATACTTATCTTTCAGCAGATTGCATTTTTTTCTTTACCTTTGCGCATTCGAAGTAGCGCCGGTTCTAATAATAACTAAGGTGTTGCTGGTAGCGTTAACTGGTGGTCTCTGA
- the hemW gene encoding radical SAM family heme chaperone HemW: MAGIYLHIPFCKQACYYCNFHFSTSLSQQPALVKQLVREIDLQRNYLSGAPVSSIYFGGGTPSMLPQADIQLLLSKLRDTFPVNPDAEITLEANPDDLSPGKLDALRAAGINRLSIGIQSFHEPDLRWMNRAHDSQQALQSIINAKAAGFDNLTIDLIYGGPTLTDEGWAANVQQAIDLGVQHLSCYALTVEPGTALDQFIRKKKVAAVDSDKAARHFEQLMQWTAKAGYEHYEISNFALPGWHSRHNSSYWQGQPYLGLGPSAHSFNGGSRQWNIANNAQYIKSMEQDKVPFELEELTAVMMLNEYIMTTLRTSQGCILPVVAERFGTDKRDTLLQLSRTFIDKGWMILRNDTLVLTPEGRLFADGIASDLFF, from the coding sequence ATGGCAGGTATTTATCTACATATTCCTTTTTGTAAGCAGGCTTGTTACTACTGTAACTTCCATTTTTCCACTTCATTGTCGCAGCAACCAGCCCTGGTTAAGCAACTGGTAAGGGAAATAGATTTACAACGCAATTATCTCTCCGGCGCCCCGGTAAGCAGTATCTATTTCGGTGGCGGCACCCCCAGTATGCTTCCGCAGGCTGATATACAGCTGCTGCTCAGTAAACTGCGGGATACCTTCCCGGTTAATCCGGACGCAGAGATCACCCTGGAAGCCAATCCGGATGATCTTTCTCCTGGAAAACTGGACGCCCTCCGCGCTGCTGGTATCAACCGGCTGAGTATCGGTATACAGTCCTTTCATGAACCGGATCTGCGCTGGATGAACCGTGCGCACGATAGTCAGCAAGCCTTGCAAAGTATCATCAATGCAAAGGCTGCCGGCTTTGATAACCTGACCATAGACCTGATATATGGTGGACCGACGCTGACTGATGAAGGATGGGCTGCCAATGTACAACAGGCCATCGACCTGGGTGTACAACATCTTTCCTGTTATGCACTGACCGTAGAACCCGGCACGGCGCTGGACCAGTTTATCCGGAAAAAGAAAGTAGCTGCCGTTGATTCCGATAAAGCTGCCCGTCATTTTGAACAACTCATGCAATGGACGGCAAAAGCCGGCTATGAGCATTATGAAATATCCAACTTCGCCCTTCCCGGCTGGCACTCCCGTCACAACAGCAGTTACTGGCAGGGACAGCCTTACCTCGGATTAGGGCCTTCGGCACATTCCTTCAATGGTGGTTCCCGTCAGTGGAACATTGCCAACAACGCGCAGTATATCAAAAGCATGGAGCAGGATAAAGTGCCTTTCGAACTGGAAGAACTGACGGCTGTTATGATGCTGAATGAATATATCATGACCACCCTGCGTACCTCACAGGGCTGTATACTGCCCGTAGTCGCGGAACGTTTCGGTACTGACAAACGGGATACTCTCCTGCAACTATCCCGGACTTTCATCGATAAAGGCTGGATGATTCTCCGCAACGATACCCTGGTACTGACGCCGGAAGGCCGGCTTTTTGCCGATGGTATTGCCTCAGATCTCTTTTTCTGA
- a CDS encoding aldose epimerase family protein: MKNIFPLLTVAAAVSFSACQSGTKTDNNTADSMSTKQDSLSQGQISDAKFDTTIDGKQVKLYHLKGKGNIQVAITNYGAKIVSLLAPDKQGQLADVELGYDNAAQYVSTKERYYGGIVGRYGNRIAKGKFKVDGKEYTLATNNGVNHLHGGKVGFNDVVWDAEQPNDHTLKLHYVAKDGEEGYPGNLDITLTYELTDSNEVKIDYKATTDKATVVNLTNHSFFNLHGAGNGDINDHIMYINADKFTPVDSTLIPTGKLQAVKGTPMDFTTPTKIGERVDADFEQLKFGKGYDHNYVLNKKGKELSLAATVEEPTSGRTLEVWTTEPGVQFYGGNFLDGTDKGKEGKSYVHRGAFCLETQHFPDSPNKPTFPSVVLKPGETYTSTCVYKFGVKS, encoded by the coding sequence ATGAAAAACATATTTCCACTATTAACAGTGGCGGCCGCAGTTAGCTTCAGCGCCTGCCAGTCTGGTACAAAAACCGATAATAATACAGCAGATAGTATGAGTACCAAGCAAGACAGTCTTTCTCAGGGCCAGATATCAGATGCGAAATTTGATACTACCATCGACGGCAAACAGGTGAAATTATATCACCTGAAAGGTAAAGGAAATATCCAGGTAGCTATTACCAACTATGGCGCAAAGATCGTAAGTCTGCTCGCTCCTGATAAACAGGGACAACTGGCCGACGTTGAGCTGGGTTATGATAATGCCGCTCAGTATGTAAGCACCAAGGAAAGATATTATGGTGGTATCGTAGGCCGTTATGGCAACCGTATCGCTAAAGGTAAGTTCAAAGTGGATGGTAAAGAGTATACCCTCGCTACCAACAATGGCGTGAATCACCTGCACGGTGGTAAAGTAGGTTTTAATGATGTGGTATGGGATGCTGAGCAGCCAAATGATCACACCCTGAAACTGCACTATGTAGCAAAAGACGGTGAAGAAGGATACCCTGGTAACCTGGATATCACACTGACTTACGAACTGACAGACAGCAACGAAGTAAAGATCGATTATAAAGCCACTACCGATAAAGCAACTGTGGTAAACCTGACTAACCACTCTTTCTTCAACCTGCATGGCGCGGGTAATGGCGATATCAATGATCATATCATGTATATCAATGCCGATAAGTTCACACCGGTGGACAGTACCCTGATCCCTACCGGTAAACTCCAGGCGGTAAAAGGTACACCGATGGACTTCACCACACCTACCAAAATCGGTGAAAGAGTAGATGCTGATTTCGAACAGCTGAAATTCGGTAAAGGATACGATCACAACTATGTGCTGAACAAAAAAGGTAAAGAACTGTCACTGGCAGCTACTGTAGAAGAGCCTACCAGCGGCCGTACCCTGGAAGTATGGACGACTGAGCCGGGTGTTCAGTTCTACGGTGGTAACTTCCTGGATGGTACCGACAAGGGTAAAGAAGGTAAAAGCTATGTACACCGTGGTGCATTCTGCCTGGAAACACAGCACTTCCCTGATTCACCAAATAAGCCTACGTTCCCTTCAGTAGTACTGAAACCGGGAGAAACCTATACTTCTACCTGTGTGTATAAGTTTGGCGTAAAATCTTAA
- a CDS encoding deoxyhypusine synthase family protein: MNKGPISQFIQHHYRHFNAAALVDAAKGYETHLLEGGKMLVSLAGAMSTAELGISFAEMIRQGKVDIISCTGANLEEDIMNLVAHTHYKRVPNYRDLSPQEEWDLLQDGFNRVTDTCIPEEEAFRRIQEHIHKIWKDADDKGERYFPHEYMYKLLLSGVMKEHYEIDPKNSWMLAAAERNIPIVVPGWEDSTMGNIFASYIIKGELKASTMKSGIEYMVWLADWYRNNSAGKGVGFFQIGGGIAGDFPICVVPMMYQDLEWHDVPFWGYFCQISDSTTSYGSYSGAVPNEKITWGKLDINTPKFIVESDATIVAPLIFAYLLGW; this comes from the coding sequence ATGAATAAAGGGCCTATTTCTCAATTTATCCAGCACCACTACCGCCACTTTAATGCGGCTGCACTGGTGGATGCTGCCAAGGGATATGAAACACATTTACTGGAAGGCGGTAAAATGCTGGTATCTCTTGCGGGTGCTATGAGTACTGCCGAGTTGGGTATCTCCTTCGCGGAAATGATCCGCCAGGGTAAAGTAGATATCATCTCCTGTACAGGCGCTAACCTGGAGGAAGATATCATGAACCTGGTAGCACATACACACTACAAAAGGGTTCCTAACTACCGTGACCTGAGCCCCCAGGAAGAATGGGACCTGCTCCAGGATGGTTTTAACAGGGTGACTGATACCTGTATTCCGGAGGAAGAAGCTTTCCGCCGTATACAAGAGCATATTCACAAGATCTGGAAAGACGCTGATGATAAAGGTGAACGTTACTTCCCGCACGAGTACATGTACAAACTCCTGCTGAGCGGTGTAATGAAAGAGCACTACGAGATCGATCCAAAGAACAGCTGGATGCTCGCTGCTGCTGAACGTAATATTCCGATCGTTGTTCCGGGATGGGAAGATAGCACCATGGGTAATATCTTCGCTTCTTACATCATCAAAGGTGAACTGAAAGCATCTACCATGAAGAGCGGTATCGAGTACATGGTATGGCTGGCAGACTGGTACCGTAACAATTCCGCTGGTAAGGGCGTAGGCTTCTTCCAGATCGGTGGCGGTATCGCGGGTGACTTCCCGATCTGCGTAGTGCCAATGATGTATCAGGATCTGGAATGGCATGATGTGCCTTTCTGGGGCTATTTCTGCCAGATTTCTGACTCCACTACTTCTTATGGTTCTTACTCCGGTGCAGTACCAAACGAGAAGATTACCTGGGGTAAACTGGATATCAACACACCAAAATTCATCGTTGAATCTGATGCTACGATCGTAGCGCCACTGATATTTGCTTACCTGCTCGGCTGGTAA
- a CDS encoding ACP phosphodiesterase produces MNYLAHAYLSFNDQSLIVGNMIADYVKGKHWQEYDRGIQQGIQLHRAIDTFTDTHPVTLAAREYFQASCGRYSAVFIDIVYDHFLATDTSIFSEQSLSAFTKQIYHTVAQQHDILPPVFQQVFRHMQQHDWLYGYRFMDGIYKSFSGIVHRAKFLEVTADAPFEVLKQHYDELADHYRTFFPELVAFVKTYPH; encoded by the coding sequence ATGAACTACCTGGCCCACGCATATCTTTCTTTCAATGATCAGTCCCTGATAGTGGGCAATATGATAGCTGATTATGTGAAAGGCAAACACTGGCAGGAATACGATCGGGGTATTCAGCAGGGCATACAGTTGCACCGTGCGATCGATACATTTACAGATACGCACCCGGTGACACTGGCAGCCAGAGAATATTTCCAGGCATCCTGCGGACGATACAGTGCCGTCTTTATCGACATTGTATATGATCATTTCCTCGCTACTGATACCAGCATTTTTTCAGAACAATCCTTATCTGCTTTTACAAAACAGATATACCATACTGTTGCACAGCAACATGATATACTACCACCTGTATTTCAACAGGTTTTCCGGCACATGCAACAACATGACTGGCTGTATGGTTACCGGTTTATGGACGGTATTTATAAGAGCTTCAGCGGTATCGTACACCGGGCAAAATTCCTGGAAGTGACGGCTGATGCGCCATTTGAAGTACTTAAACAGCATTATGACGAACTGGCTGATCATTACAGAACATTCTTTCCTGAATTGGTCGCATTCGTTAAAACATACCCGCATTAA
- a CDS encoding DUF2911 domain-containing protein yields MKCLLRLMLLTIIAGLTSLTTNAQDKKMPPLDASPMDMAYYPVMYPYVVKVKGEPGALVARVIYSRPQKKGRKIFGELEAYGEIYRLGANEATEIEFYRPVNIGGKNIPKGRYTMYAILGEQKWTMIVNRETDIWGAFKYDEKKDVARAEVPVVKLSTPVEPFSIVFEKADYGANLVVAWDTTSVSLPIKWSDKAPATGKKK; encoded by the coding sequence ATGAAATGTTTACTTCGCTTAATGCTGCTTACCATTATAGCAGGTCTCACCAGCCTGACCACCAATGCCCAGGACAAAAAGATGCCGCCTCTCGATGCGAGCCCTATGGACATGGCATACTATCCGGTAATGTATCCCTATGTAGTAAAGGTGAAAGGTGAACCCGGCGCACTTGTGGCACGTGTTATATATAGCCGTCCGCAGAAGAAAGGAAGAAAGATCTTCGGCGAACTGGAAGCTTATGGCGAAATCTATCGGCTGGGCGCCAACGAGGCTACTGAAATAGAATTCTATCGCCCTGTTAATATCGGTGGTAAAAACATCCCTAAAGGCCGTTATACCATGTACGCGATATTAGGCGAACAGAAATGGACCATGATCGTAAACCGTGAAACGGATATCTGGGGCGCGTTCAAATACGACGAAAAGAAAGACGTGGCAAGAGCAGAGGTACCTGTTGTAAAGCTAAGCACACCTGTTGAACCCTTCAGCATCGTGTTCGAAAAAGCAGACTATGGCGCTAACCTCGTAGTTGCCTGGGATACTACCAGTGTAAGCCTGCCTATCAAATGGTCAGACAAAGCACCTGCTACCGGTAAAAAGAAATAA
- a CDS encoding cystathionine gamma-synthase: protein MKLGTKLIHAGVTPDPSTGAIMTPIFQTSTYVQNAPGDHKGYEYARTQNPTRDALQNALAAIENGKYGISFGSGLAATDAVMKLLQPGDEVIASNDLYGGTYRIFTKIFERYGIKFHFIGMQDAENIRQYVNKNTKLLWIETPTNPLLNIIDIAASAKIAKENKLLLCVDNTFASPYLQNPLDLGADIVVHSATKYLGGHSDVVHGAIVVKEEALAKQLYFIQNSCGAVPGPQDCFLVLRGLKTLHVRMQRHCENGAVIAQFLRQHPKVAKVHWCGFEDHPNHHIAKQQMRGFGGMISFTLKDDSQEAAFKVLSGTHLFSLAESLGGVESLIGHPASMTHASIPREERIANGLVDSLIRLSVGIEDAEDLIADLSKAIG, encoded by the coding sequence ATGAAGCTGGGAACTAAACTTATACACGCAGGCGTTACCCCTGATCCTTCAACCGGGGCAATCATGACCCCGATCTTTCAGACGTCCACGTATGTGCAGAACGCACCGGGCGACCATAAAGGATATGAATATGCCCGCACGCAAAACCCCACCCGTGATGCGTTACAGAATGCACTGGCAGCCATCGAAAACGGCAAATACGGTATTTCCTTTGGTAGTGGTCTGGCTGCTACTGACGCAGTCATGAAACTGCTGCAACCTGGCGATGAAGTCATTGCCTCCAACGATCTCTATGGCGGCACGTATCGCATATTTACCAAGATATTCGAACGCTACGGCATTAAGTTCCATTTCATTGGTATGCAGGACGCCGAAAACATCCGGCAGTATGTCAACAAAAACACAAAACTGCTCTGGATAGAAACACCGACCAATCCGCTGCTGAATATCATTGATATCGCCGCCAGCGCAAAGATTGCAAAGGAAAACAAGCTGCTGCTTTGTGTAGATAATACCTTCGCCTCTCCATACCTGCAAAACCCACTGGACCTGGGCGCAGATATCGTCGTACACAGCGCTACCAAATATCTCGGTGGTCATAGCGATGTGGTACACGGCGCAATTGTGGTAAAAGAAGAAGCACTGGCAAAACAACTCTATTTCATACAGAACAGCTGTGGCGCAGTACCTGGTCCGCAGGACTGCTTCCTTGTATTACGCGGACTCAAAACCCTGCACGTACGTATGCAGCGTCATTGTGAAAATGGCGCTGTTATCGCACAGTTCCTTCGCCAGCATCCGAAAGTGGCCAAAGTGCATTGGTGCGGATTCGAAGATCATCCAAACCATCACATCGCCAAACAGCAGATGAGAGGCTTCGGCGGTATGATCTCTTTCACCCTGAAAGATGACAGCCAGGAAGCTGCCTTTAAAGTACTGAGCGGCACCCACCTGTTCTCCCTCGCAGAATCGCTGGGAGGAGTGGAGTCGCTCATAGGACACCCGGCCAGTATGACTCATGCCTCTATTCCCCGCGAAGAAAGGATCGCCAACGGACTGGTAGATTCCCTGATCCGATTGAGTGTAGGTATTGAAGATGCAGAAGATCTGATCGCCGACCTGTCCAAAGCCATCGGATAA
- a CDS encoding TIGR02757 family protein, protein MRFDQLKAFLDAKAAQYNNPDFIPGDPISIPHRFTQLQDIEISGLFAAILAWGNRTTIINKCTDLLKLMDDAPYDFIKNHKPRERMKLLQFCHRTFNGVDLMYFVEFLQGYYNDITSLEFAFSGHITPEDDTIENALRGFHHMFFLPEHPERTRKHISTPARNSACKRLNMYLRWMVRKDENGVDFGLWEHIQPSQLVCPVDVHVGRVATRLGLIPAAKSDWKTAIALTEQLRQLDPLDPAKYDFALFGLGVIEKYV, encoded by the coding sequence ATGAGATTTGACCAACTGAAGGCCTTTCTGGACGCGAAAGCAGCGCAATACAACAATCCTGACTTTATACCAGGCGACCCGATAAGCATACCGCATAGGTTTACCCAACTTCAGGATATCGAAATTTCAGGTCTGTTTGCAGCCATACTGGCCTGGGGCAACCGTACCACCATCATCAATAAGTGTACGGATCTCCTGAAGCTGATGGACGATGCACCCTATGACTTCATCAAAAACCATAAGCCCAGAGAACGGATGAAACTCCTTCAGTTCTGCCACCGTACTTTCAACGGGGTAGACCTGATGTACTTTGTCGAGTTCCTCCAGGGCTATTATAATGACATTACTTCCCTGGAATTCGCTTTCAGTGGCCACATCACCCCGGAAGACGATACCATCGAAAACGCGCTGCGCGGGTTCCATCATATGTTCTTCCTACCGGAGCACCCTGAACGTACACGTAAACATATTTCCACTCCTGCGAGAAATTCTGCCTGTAAAAGATTGAATATGTACCTTCGCTGGATGGTGAGGAAGGACGAAAATGGCGTGGATTTTGGATTATGGGAACATATCCAGCCATCGCAGTTAGTATGTCCTGTGGATGTGCATGTAGGCAGAGTGGCCACCAGACTAGGTTTGATTCCTGCCGCTAAATCCGACTGGAAAACGGCAATCGCCCTTACCGAGCAACTCAGGCAGCTGGACCCACTGGACCCGGCGAAATACGACTTCGCATTGTTCGGCCTGGGAGTAATTGAAAAGTATGTTTAA
- a CDS encoding DUF6263 family protein, whose translation MMKRFLVSMAMGAVLALPATAQNQEEKRDYIDLAYNFQKGQQFELKQESRSETYTTVDDIMQRVSRDFNNSISIQVSDVVSGHLYLEFRYKELKFNFNAKNQNILVDAGVPNDKEPFQAALKSIIDHPFTVDISNSGFINKITGLDELLDKASATFSNLKEDEREAYKKLMKDQFGTAAFRTWLEQLLVIYPVRSIKTGTRWEETVPIRTGLVGDIDLYWNLQTWDAQTAKISGTGKVHTNKVETFTIEDGITATAEVDGDIMTNYLIDRNTGLPSICAQNMEMNGTYTYKANKAKRIKKDIKVPVKIVTNSSYKIKQMK comes from the coding sequence ATGATGAAGCGATTTTTGGTGTCAATGGCAATGGGCGCCGTGCTGGCACTTCCGGCAACAGCCCAGAATCAGGAAGAAAAAAGAGATTATATCGACCTTGCCTACAATTTTCAGAAAGGCCAGCAGTTTGAACTGAAACAGGAAAGCCGCAGTGAGACATACACGACCGTAGACGATATTATGCAGCGTGTTTCCCGCGATTTCAACAACAGTATCAGTATCCAGGTGTCAGATGTGGTATCCGGACATCTCTATCTTGAATTCAGGTATAAAGAACTGAAATTCAACTTCAATGCTAAAAATCAGAACATCCTGGTAGATGCCGGTGTTCCTAATGATAAAGAACCTTTCCAGGCGGCCCTGAAAAGCATCATCGACCATCCGTTCACTGTCGATATCTCCAATTCCGGCTTTATCAATAAGATCACCGGTCTGGATGAACTGCTGGATAAAGCCTCCGCTACCTTCTCCAATCTGAAGGAAGACGAAAGAGAAGCATACAAGAAACTGATGAAAGACCAGTTTGGAACAGCCGCTTTCCGCACCTGGCTGGAACAACTGCTGGTGATCTACCCGGTACGCAGTATCAAGACCGGCACCCGCTGGGAAGAAACCGTACCTATCCGTACCGGACTGGTAGGAGATATAGACCTTTACTGGAACCTGCAAACCTGGGACGCCCAGACGGCTAAGATCTCCGGTACTGGTAAAGTACATACTAATAAAGTAGAGACATTCACGATTGAAGACGGTATTACTGCAACCGCAGAAGTAGACGGCGATATCATGACCAACTACCTGATTGACCGCAATACCGGCTTACCCAGCATCTGTGCACAGAATATGGAAATGAATGGTACGTATACCTATAAGGCCAACAAAGCCAAACGTATCAAGAAAGACATCAAGGTGCCGGTGAAGATAGTCACCAACTCCTCCTACAAGATCAAACAAATGAAATAA
- a CDS encoding sterol desaturase family protein, protein MKFDKIKNKGQARLFESRYLEMLTKTHPLVIWAMYIPIIGYMLFYSYDTLGFSITRVVTVFLGAMFFWTLFEYLMHRYLFHFSSENQRVKRFIYVMHGNHHEYPRDKQRLFMPPVPSLILASVIFSAQYVFLREYTFMFFPGFMLGYLIYGSMHYAIHAWNPPAKFLKPLWRNHHLHHYKGDEKGFGVSSSIWDYIFGTSFDLEKEKEDKEKVRELMFNK, encoded by the coding sequence ATGAAGTTTGATAAGATTAAGAACAAGGGACAGGCGAGATTATTTGAAAGCAGGTATTTGGAGATGCTCACCAAAACACACCCCCTGGTTATCTGGGCGATGTACATCCCCATCATCGGTTACATGCTATTTTACAGTTATGACACATTAGGATTCAGTATTACCCGTGTGGTGACTGTTTTTCTGGGTGCGATGTTTTTCTGGACTTTATTTGAATACCTGATGCATCGCTATCTGTTCCATTTCAGTAGCGAAAACCAGCGGGTAAAGCGATTTATTTATGTCATGCATGGTAATCACCATGAGTACCCGCGTGACAAACAACGGCTGTTCATGCCGCCGGTACCCAGTCTGATCCTGGCCTCGGTTATCTTCAGTGCGCAGTACGTTTTTCTCAGGGAGTATACTTTTATGTTTTTTCCTGGGTTCATGCTGGGATACCTGATTTATGGCAGTATGCACTATGCGATCCATGCATGGAATCCGCCGGCGAAGTTCCTGAAACCATTATGGCGTAACCACCATCTGCACCATTATAAAGGTGACGAGAAGGGCTTTGGTGTAAGTTCCAGTATATGGGATTATATATTCGGTACCAGCTTTGATCTGGAAAAGGAAAAAGAAGACAAGGAGAAAGTGCGGGAACTGATGTTCAATAAATAA
- a CDS encoding fumarylacetoacetate hydrolase family protein translates to MKLVSYLRDEADHLAILIGDKLYNTQDLHPNLPGNMQMFLLSWEEVIDLALEIDAQLKAGKHIGSATPIPYNSVEILAPVPAPTSCRDGYAFRQHVAAARRNRRVDMIPEFDQYPIFYFTNHNAIQGPGDVLCMPDHFDKLDFELEAAIVICKFGRNIPAAEADNYIGGFMIMNDMSARTLQMEEMKLNLGPAKGKDFSTVIGPMLVTPDELEHLLIPAKPGHTGKNYNLKMTCRVNGVQVSEGNMGDMDWTFAEIIERCAYGANIYPGDVIGSGTVGTGCFLELNGTGKRENPDYQEQWLQPGDVVEMDIDGLGTLTNTIVAEETDFSILQLKK, encoded by the coding sequence ATGAAACTTGTTAGTTATCTACGGGATGAAGCTGACCACCTGGCCATTTTAATCGGCGATAAATTGTACAACACGCAGGACCTGCACCCCAATCTGCCTGGTAACATGCAGATGTTTTTACTCTCCTGGGAAGAAGTAATAGACCTGGCCCTCGAAATTGATGCACAGCTGAAAGCCGGAAAACACATAGGTTCCGCCACCCCGATCCCTTACAATTCAGTGGAAATACTGGCGCCCGTTCCCGCGCCTACATCCTGCCGCGATGGTTATGCGTTCAGACAGCACGTAGCAGCTGCAAGACGTAACCGTCGTGTAGACATGATCCCTGAATTTGATCAGTATCCGATCTTTTATTTCACCAACCATAATGCGATACAAGGCCCCGGCGATGTATTGTGTATGCCTGACCACTTCGATAAACTGGACTTCGAACTGGAAGCAGCAATTGTTATCTGCAAATTCGGTCGCAACATACCGGCAGCTGAAGCAGACAACTATATCGGTGGCTTTATGATCATGAACGACATGAGCGCCCGCACCTTACAGATGGAAGAAATGAAGCTCAATCTGGGTCCGGCCAAAGGCAAGGATTTCAGTACCGTCATTGGCCCTATGCTGGTCACACCAGACGAACTGGAACACCTCCTCATTCCGGCAAAACCAGGCCATACCGGCAAAAACTATAACCTGAAAATGACCTGCCGTGTAAATGGTGTGCAGGTAAGTGAAGGTAACATGGGCGATATGGACTGGACCTTTGCAGAAATTATCGAACGTTGCGCATATGGCGCTAATATCTATCCGGGTGATGTAATAGGCAGCGGTACCGTAGGCACCGGCTGTTTCCTTGAACTGAACGGCACGGGTAAACGTGAAAATCCTGATTACCAGGAACAATGGTTACAACCAGGCGATGTAGTGGAAATGGATATCGACGGACTGGGTACACTGACAAATACAATTGTGGCAGAAGAAACAGACTTCTCTATTCTGCAATTGAAAAAATAA